Proteins co-encoded in one Brassica rapa cultivar Chiifu-401-42 chromosome A02, CAAS_Brap_v3.01, whole genome shotgun sequence genomic window:
- the LOC103855329 gene encoding uncharacterized protein LOC103855329 — MEKLLNPHEQQYMKMAMLKHEETFKQQVYELHRLYQVQKILMKNMQINEGNNISSELGTFIRRVDHDIDQPVNFPGGGESGGNNIEIMDESEIELTLGPSCYGGDLMRLNKKKKKNSWPEIMDENFNSGHRSFSSSSTGSSNNNLNNLEEQERLMKHQKQKQPWLQALTLNVI; from the exons ATGGAGAAGCTTCTCAATCCGCACGAACAGCAGTACATGAAAATGGCTATGCTTAAACATGAAGAAACGTTCAAGCAACAG GTATATGAGCTTCATAGGTTATATCAAGTCCAAAagattttgatgaagaacaTGCAAATCAACGAGGGGAATAATATAAGTTCAGAACTAGGGACGTTCATCAGAAGAGTTGACCATGATATTGACCAACCGGTGAATTTTCCCGGCGGAGGAGAATCCGGTGGTAATAATATAGAGATTATGGACGAGAGTGAGATAGAGCTAACGCTTGGACCGTCATGTTACGGTGGCGATTTGATGAGactgaacaagaagaagaaaaagaattcTTGGCCGGAGATAATGGACGAAAATTTTAATTCCGGCCACCGGAGCTTCTCGTCGTCTTCGACAGGGTCAAGCAATAATAACCTCAACAATCTTGAAGAACAAGAGAGATTAATGAAACATCAGAAGCAGAAGCAGCCATGGCTTCAAGCATTGACCTTGAATgttatttga